In Rutidosis leptorrhynchoides isolate AG116_Rl617_1_P2 chromosome 2, CSIRO_AGI_Rlap_v1, whole genome shotgun sequence, one genomic interval encodes:
- the LOC139891890 gene encoding uncharacterized protein, whose amino-acid sequence MASKVKSVVQNLRRYIKKPWEITGPCADPEYKSALPLVADYRPFCPATEPAKAIVPTSDPETVFDIKYFPRDQRRNRPPIRRTILKKNDVVQAMKEKSFDVSDFPPVYLVDAHEQDYNACGGGYVK is encoded by the coding sequence ATGGCTTCAAAAGTTAAATCCGTGGTTCAAAATCTAAGGCGTTACATCAAAAAACCCTGGGAGATCACAGGTCCGTGTGCCGATCCAGAATATAAATCTGCACTACCTCTCGTCGCCGATTACCGTCCGTTTTGTCCGGCCACCGAACCGGCGAAGGCAATCGTTCCAACCTCCGATCCAGAAACCGTGTTCGATATCAAATATTTCCCTCGAGATCAACGACGTAACCGCCCGCCCATCCGGCGTACTATTCTGAAGAAGAACGACGTCGTTCAAGCGATGAAAGAGAAATCATTTGATGTTTCTGATTTTCCGCCGGTTTATTTGGTTGATGCTCATGAACAAGATTATAATGCTTGTGGCGGCGGTTATGTTAAGTAA